The DNA window AGCTGGAATCACAATCGGATGGAAATAGTACTGTCCCAAGAGTTcagaaaactatattttaatctttgctTTACCAATATCTTGAACGATTCATATAGCTACTATTTCATTccattaaagaacagaaattcaaCTGAGTACCTTCGAAAGATCTTACCAGTTTTTTTCAGTAACCCCTAAACTAGGTTGTATCCATTTCAACTGGTAGAAAGGAGCTCCAAAGAGCTGTACAAGGCAAGGGGACTTTATAGGCAGGACAAAGCAGCAACAAGGAAGTTATGCTAGGCGAAAATTGAATTGGCTATTGCAAAACTGCTTTCCTAGTAGGGCATAGCAAGGATATATCAGGAACATTACCTCCCTTGATTACCCTGATTGAGTGGTCTTAGATTATACTTTTGGAAAAGCCAAAACTGAAGCTAGGTTTTGGTTGGGGTGGGGCTTAAAATAAACAACTCCAAGTAtccctgagtggcttagttggttaagctttggacttcagcccaggtcatgatctcacagttcttgagttggagtctgcattgggctctgtgctgacagctgagagtctggagcctgcttgagatcctgtgtctccctctctctctggcccttccccgcttgtactctctgtctcagaaataaataaacattaaaaaattatttaaaaaaatgagtgactCTATTTTGGCCCGTTGTCTTCACTTTACCAATTCACAAATAATAGAATGGTGAAAATANNNNNNNNNNNNNNNNNNNNNNNNNNNNNNNNNNNNNNNNNNNNNNNNNNNNNNNNNNNNNNNNNNNNNNNNNNNNNNNNNNNNNNNNNNNNNNNNNNNNgtatctctgtctctttctctgcctctctctctctatgttttctgtcaaaataaataaataaatccttagaCATTAACTGACCAAAAAAGCTTCTTCAAATCTTCCAGCTTGGCAGCTGATTTTCTGAGGTCTGGAAAATTTAGATGCTCTGTGCATACAGcacagaaacacatacacacacacacacacacacacacacaaacacacacacagtataatgCAGGTAAAGGTAAATGTAGTCAACATTGTTTTTACTTAGATATTTCCTGTTTGGTTTTCTGGTATTCCCACTgaagtaatgatgatgatgattcttcttcttcttcttcttcttcttcttcttcttcttcttcttcttcttcttattctttACTTCTACTTCTTTGATATAGAGTTTGTGACATCAATTAAAACTATCATTTCAAATTATGTAATGCTTATATTCACAACAAGTTTATAAAATCAAACTGGAAGTAAAAAATAAGCAATCAGAATTTGGTGAAAGCAATTCAGAAGGCTTTTTCCTTTAGAAGTCtctgaagataaaaatgaaaacatgtcacTATCTCCTTAGCATCTTTAAGTTCATTTATCGTGGAACTGGACAAACAAAGAATTGGATTCTTAGGATGCAAACTCATTTCGATAAAGTCCATTCACTATCTTGTTccatatttatgtataattaaaTTTTCAGGAGATATGATTTCCATATTTAATACATTCAAACTATTTAAATACATGCTTAACTCGTAATAGTTTTAAATGTTGTCATCTAAGATGATAACAGTGACAATTATGTTGATGATAATGCAAATGTCAAGAATCTTTGGTATATTTCTCCATTATGTTacaaaaactaattttcttttatgttacaaTAATGACAGTCATAAAAGCAAACAGATTATCTGAATcaatatgttaaaattaaaccacagtaataaaaacaaaaaatattcctTCTTAAGTTTTCTTAAGTAAGTCTTCCTTGCTGATGCCCAAAAAATACAATTGTTAATGAAACTAAATTTACTGTTAGACAAAAATTCATGCTTACCTGTTTGGATTGAGATTAAACATAATGCTTACCTTTACTggttgaaaaacagagagaatgaggagtGTATTTTTTCTggtaatttacttttatttcaatcCGAAGTCAACCACTTTCTAAAATATGTTCTACTGTCACAACATCtaatactctatttttttaatgttttatttatttttgatacagagagagacagagcatgaggagggaggggcagagagagaaggagacacagaactggaagcaggctccagactctgagctagctgtcagcacagagcctgatgcaatgtgagatctgacccacgaatgtgagatctgacctgagccgaagttggaggcttaaccaactgagccacccaggcgcccctctagtgcTCTTTAAGAAGGAATCATTCTTTACCCTTGGGATCAGCTCCTTTCCCATATCGATTTCTAATTGAACTAAACCTTTCTGCCTACCACTCAAGGAATTTGACACAATAACCAGAAACATATCTCGCCATGCCGCTCTTTCTCTAAATTCTCTATCTCTTACTGTTTTTGTCCTCATAAAGAAATATAAGCATTGTAAAATCAGAAGTTGATACTTACATGTTATTTATAAACTAAGATGTTCTAGGAAAGATGCAAGCATACAGTGTCCCACATTAAAGAGAAGTAAATTTCTCTGCCATTAAAATTTCACAAGTGGgagtctgggtgggtcagtcaattaagagtccagcttttgatttcagctcaggtcatgatctcatcttttgtgaattcaagcccttcAGCTATTAGTGTTTAGTCTGCTTGGgatcatctctccctctctgtcttcctctctgtcttcctctctctctctctctctctctctctctctctctctcattttactctctcaaaataaataaacttaaaaaaataaaaataaaaattcagaagtaTTAAGTCAAGGGCTGTCAGGACCATTGTATCACCTTCACTGTGAAtctaagattagaaaaaaaataaacgacagtaaaaaagaaaaagaacagagaaccttaataaaataaaagccttgtttaaaatatcaataaaatggatcatatgtaaatataaaagctaaaccattaatattttggaataaaCATAGGAgatgctctgtgaccttgggctaggACAAAACTACATAAATACAAGCCAAAATCATGaataatgaaggaagagaaaaagaagttgaatttcattaaattaaataaatacctttGCTACATAATAGACTCCATGAAGAGACAAAAAGGCAAAGCACCGTCTGGGGTAAAAAATTTAcacaaaactatttaaaaaactagtGTTTAGAATATACATAAACTCTCAAAATTCAGCAATTAAGAATCaaacaatgcaattaaaatattggcaaacaACTGTAGCAGACTTTCATTCAAGAAGATACAGAGATACATAGAAGGCCATGAAAAGAGGATCATATCAGTTCCAATTGGggaagtgaaaaatcaaaacaaaatgagatatcactgaACAccttttagaatgaaaaaaaaaacccacaacaacagtaaatacaaaaaaacaatatACGACCACCTAATCCTGCCAAGGATTCAGAGCAACTAGAAACTCATGCATTTCTGACAGGAATGCCAAATGGACATCTATTCTAGAAAATGACTGGCAGTTGATTATAAAGTATATGTTTACCATTTGTATTTACCTGAAAGTCCCACTCTTGGGTATTtatcatagagaaataaaaatttgtgtttatgcacacacacacacacNNNNNNNNNNNNNNNNNNNNNNNNNNNNNNNNNNNNNNNNNNNNNNNNNNNNNNNNNNNNNNNNNNNNNNNNNNNNNNNNNNNNNNNNNNNNNNNNNNNNTGCTGTAGTAATGAATTACCACAAATAGGTTAACTTATAAGAGcatacttttgttgtttttaatgactatttatttttgagagagaatgcaagtaggggaggggatgAGACAGATTCAGAAAGAGGGTCCCAAGTGGTCTCTGGTTggccagcaaagagcccgatgtgggccttggATGGAGATTATGACGAGAtatgacgtcagatgcttaactgactgaatcacccaggtgctcctaatgaCACACCTATTGCTGTAGGTGCATAATGGATGTCAATGAGCAAAACTCAACGTATGGGCAGGGCTGCacttctttctggaagctcttgTGGGTATTTCATTTCCTATTAACAGAATTGAGTTCCCTGAGATTGCAGGACTGAAGGCCTTGTATCCTTTCTGGCCATTGGCCAGCCAAGTGTCATGCTTAGCGTCTAGAGGTCAACAGAGAAAATAGGTCACACACTACTTTGTGACTGAAAGTACTATGTTGAAATCTTTTTATATCCTGTAAAGACATGTATTTTTCATGGTATACATTTTCTgataaaataatcttttgtaaaatataatcacTACTACATCTCATaggtaattataatttttaaagtttctttttttgtgtgagaaAAACAGAGGTTGTGCCTATGTGCAtcatctggggaggggcaggggcaaagagagcggGAAAAAGAAGCattgtcagtgcagggcccaatatggggctccatcccatacaCCATGAGACCATATcctgagaagaaaccaagagtccatttttttaagtgactgagcctcccaggtgtccctatgtttattttttaagtgttttcttgaGAGGAACACTGTGTCAAAGTTGTCACTTTGTTgagaaaataatgtgtaaataGTCCATTGGAAGAGGCCGTCTTCTACAAATAACAACACGCATCCAATATAAGTTTAGACAGGAAAGtgcatgtttcctttttcattacaTCTACATCTTGTTGATTTAAATCTACATATTGACACACCTATTTTGATACAACAAAGAATGGAAATCTTCAGCAAATGGCACACCAGGTTGTATACTGCGTTCCCCATGTGTTGGGTAACCAGACGTCAAAAAACGGCTCTATCTAGAAGACTGGTATAATATAAAAGTCAGAACAAAAGGAAGGTGCATGAGAATGAATTCTTGGTCCTTTCATCAAAAATATATGTGGAACTCTCACTAGCAATCATGTGCTAGTCAAAGATTTATATGTAAGGCcacattacatttttataatttagtttaTGACTCATAAATTTCCTTTCAACCAGCCTCAATTATATTAGCTCTAAGGAATAGCATATATAATTAAGTGAATCCAGGGTGCAATTTCCAGAGGCTGCCTCATTGTGAACTAACTGCCTGGGAAGACAAGggatataaaaagagaaaacaaaagattgTAAAGAATTTTGTAAAAGTTCAAAAAGTCATAATCCTATAGTTGTTAACTGGTACTGAGTTCATAAtgatataaatgttaatatttcatcTGAGTATTAATGCATACAGAGGTCTTTTACATAATCCTTGTTGAGATGAGCAAAGAATTGAGTAGcaccatttaaaaaagcataaaagcttAAGTAAAATCATAGGAAGGTAATTCTAATGTGTATGTAAATAAGTTTTCTTCCCAAGGTAATTCATATTGTGGAATGTCCCGTTTCCTCAAGAATAGCTGTATATTGATTATCTGTATGAATTTGAATGTAAAATACAACATGGCTAGTGATTTCCCTGAGAACTATACTGAAACAAAGCCAACACTTCCATTTTTGGCAGTTTAAATTCTTCCAAATGCTTTTCCATGCAAGCTGTCTATTGATCCTTATAATAACCCTGGGAGTTCATAGAAATAGTCTATTTTCACCATTCTATTATTTGTGAATTGGTAAAGTGAAGACAACAGGCCCAAAATAGagtcactcatttttttaaataaatttttaatgtttatttatttctgagacacagaatacaagcgggggagggccagagtgagagggagacacaggatctcaagcaagctccagactctcagctgtcagcacagagcccaatgcagactccaactcaagaactgtgagatcatgtcctgggctgaagccgaacgcttaaccaactaagccactcaggcatacCTGGAGTTGTTTATTTTAAGCCCCACCCCAACCAAAACCTAGCTTCAGTTTTGGCTTTTCCAAAAGTAAAATCTAAGACCACTCAATCAGGGAAATCAAGGGAGGTAATGTTCCTGATATATCCTTGCTATGCCCTACTAGGAAAGCAGTTTTGCAATAGCCAATTCAATTTTCTCCTAGCATAACTTCCTTGTTCCTGCTTCATCCTGTCTGTAAAGTCCCCTTGCCTTGTACAGCTCTTTGGAGCTCCTCTCTACCAGTTGAAATGGATACAACCCAGtttcaattacttaaaaaaaagctgGTAAGATCTTTCGAAGGTACTCAGTTGAATTTCTGTTCATTAATGGAATGATATAGTAGCTAAATGAATCGCTCAAGATATTGGTAAagcaaagattaaaatatagttttctgATCTCTTGGGATAGTATTATTTCCATCCGATTGTGAGTCTAGCTTTACAAAATGTCAGAAACAAAAATGACCACATCTTGTATCcttatcatcactatcatcaccctTGTCATCACCATCATGATCTTTATCATAATCATATAACAAAttcttatataaaatgttaatgggAAGGGATTTAAACACATGTACTTCCAtggataaaatacataaataaataagagtagtACATTGTGTTAGATGGTAGAGGATGTAAAACACtaatgacataaaatataatCATCTAAGAAATAGGAGctcagggtgccagggtggctctgttgattgagGGTCCAacctggctcaggtcaggaactcatggttcatgagtctcagccttgcatcagactcactgctatcagtgcagagcctgcttctgatcctctgcttcttcccctctctctctgtccctacccttctcatgctctctctctgtctctgtctctgtctctctctctctctctctctcaaaaatcaatataaacataaaaaaacaaagaacaggagCTAATATTGTCTTAAAAGTACAATCACAGCTAAAACTACAGAACAGCATAATTATCAAAGAACTACCAACAGAAGATTCAGATGCACTCAATAATCTCTGCATGCCAGTGACTGACTTGAGAATCTGGAATTGGGAGACAGCCATTAGTGGTTCAACTGACAGGTGATCCTTTCCATTGATTAAACCATTTCAAAGGTTTAATAATTTCCAACAATTTAGAGAGGGTTAAAGGCATGTAAGATCAGGCACACTACTATAAATGCTGCTGTGAGGACTTTGTGTAAttctgaaaataacttttaacacATACTTTCACTTTCAAAcacatggatattttattttctttaaaattttttaatgcttatttatttttgagagagaaagacagaaacagagcgtgagcaggagaggtgcggagagagaggttgacacagaatctcaggcaggctgcatgctctgagctgtctgcacagagccagatgtggggcttgaaacatgaactgtgagatcgcgaCCCGAgatgaagtcgggcgcttaacccactgacccaaCTGACTAATCCACCGAGGCGAcccatgaatatttttttcaaaatatgaattggCAAAGGAATAACtgtttatagttttattaaagaagaaatgaagtaattAAAACCGAATTGCTTCGAGGCCAAAATTGTTAAGTTAAACATAGAAATATGTGCAGGGATTTCTGTGGcatcagtcgggtaagtgtcctacctcaactcaggtcatgatctcacagttgatgagttagAGCCCTTCATCGGGTTCTGGgcagacagtgcagaacctggaacctacttcagactctgggtctctctttctttctgcgcCTATTGACTTGCactctgttctctcaaaaataaatagccattaTGAAAAATGTCCAAAGTAATCTGGTTGACACAGTTAGGAGCATCCTATTATATTATGTGCTTGATCTAGAAGTAATTTTGGAAGAAAGCTAATTgaatgaagattttcttttggttttatgaGTGGAGATTTCTGCATTGTAGGTTGGATAAATATGCTCTAATATTCACAGATGTgtgaaatttcttaattttgccaAATTCTAAGGTATATGACAATAATATAAATTCCCCCATTCATTTATTAGATGacttatttaacaaacatttattatgtatgtgctatttaaattctttgtctATAGAATCAAAGAatggttttcattattattgttttacttttagttttttttttgttttttttttttttgagagagagagcatgcacatgcttAAGGTGAGtggcagagatagacagagaatcttaagcaggctccatgcccagcacagagcctgagttggggccGATCGcatgaccatgagattgtgacctgaaccaaaatcaagagtttgacacttataaccaactgagccaaccgggCACGTCTGGAATCAAAGAATGTTAAGAAATACAAGTGTGTAGGTTTAAGAAActatttaggtaaaaaaaaatctcatatagttttcagtataatCAAGCAAAAAATCTTGACAGGATGAGTTCTATTTTATCTGAGTTTATTTGTATTCTAATTTCATATGAATTCTGTGGTGCACCTTCCTATTTTATTCATGAGGTGGGATGAGTTTTCAGGCTTGGAGCACTGAACACAGATTAAGTTGCCTGGTATGCATCCAAGCAAAATAAATTGTATGCTGGATACAGTTTATTGTATCTAGAAGTATATTATAAACTGGAGGTGGTTAATTCCTTACAAGGAATGTAGACATTTGAAATGTTTCCTTGATGTATGTGTGGCAAGTAGCTAAAACCTGGACAATTGGACTCATCGtgccatttttttaagtaatagtttTCTCAGTGCTGCGATCACCTCCTTGTTCCTAAGACTGTAAATCAGGGGATTAAACATTGGAGTCACTATGGTGTAGAAAAGAGAGAGCAGTTTGTCAGTTCCTGCAGAATGATTGGACTTGGGCCTTAAGTAGGTAATGGAAGCTGatccaaagaatgaaaacacaaccaGCAGGTGGGAAGAGCAGGTGGAGAAAGCTTTGGCCCGTCCCCTGGCTGTGGGCAACCTCAGAATGGTGGAAATGATTTTGCTGTAAGAGACAAGTATCAACATAAAAGGAAATGTAGCAaacaatagaactaccacatAGACTGACAACTCATGTACAAAGACATTCCCACAGGCTAGCTTGAGGATTGGGGGTATGTCGCAGAAGAAGTGGTTAATTTGGTTAGAATTACAGAAATGCAGAGAGAACATTTGACTTGTTAGTCCTATCTGGACTGGGGCACCACCAATCCAGGAGCCAACAGCCAGTTGGATACACTTCTTCTGGTTCATGACTAGAGGGTAGTGCAGAGGGTTACAAatggccacgtagcggtcataggccatcactgtcAGGAGGAAACATTCAGTGGCTCCCAGCATAAGGAAGAAGCACATCTGGGAGGCACAGCTCAGCACAGAAATGCTTCCATCCTGAGTCCAAAGGTTCACCAGAATCCTAGGGATGGTGATGGATACATAACAGATTTCTAAAGAGGAAAGATTcgccagaaaaaaatacatgggttTCTGCAGTGCCTTGTCAActttggttattattattatgaggCTATTTCCACTTAAGATAGTTACATAAATGATGGAGAACACCCCAAAAAGTAACTGTTGGTGGTTTGGAAGGTCAGAAAATCCCAGGAGCACAAATTGCTTTATGATGGAAGTGTTGTCATTTACTTTCGCCTCTTCACACATCATCTGTGGGAATGATTTAATCAGAAGTACAGGTCACTCCAATTCCTTTGGCACTTGATTTCTTCTTATTCATAAACAGAATGGCATACTTCCCATGTTTCCCAGTTccttagaaaaaaatctataagtgCCAGT is part of the Suricata suricatta isolate VVHF042 chromosome 11, meerkat_22Aug2017_6uvM2_HiC, whole genome shotgun sequence genome and encodes:
- the LOC115272433 gene encoding olfactory receptor 10AG1-like, which encodes MVVLIDVTNSISKKKEEEEEKEENKNHYFSGNTRETNRNYIRTGKHGKYAILFMNKKKSKAKVNDNTSIIKQFVLLGFSDLPNHQQLLFGVFSIIYVTILSGNSLIIIITKVDKALQKPMYFFLANLSSLEICYVSITIPRILVNLWTQDGSISVLSCASQMCFFLMLGATECFLLTVMAYDRYVAICNPLHYPLVMNQKKCIQLAVGSWIGGAPVQIGLTSQMFSLHFCNSNQINHFFCDIPPILKLACGNVFVHELSVYVVVLLFATFPFMLILVSYSKIISTILRLPTARGRAKAFSTCSSHLLVVFSFFGSASITYLRPKSNHSAGTDKLLSLFYTIVTPMFNPLIYSLRNKEVIAALRKLLLKKMAR